One genomic segment of Hevea brasiliensis isolate MT/VB/25A 57/8 chromosome 3, ASM3005281v1, whole genome shotgun sequence includes these proteins:
- the LOC131178607 gene encoding 40S ribosomal protein S5-like — MAATLAATPVTGEPTQPYNEVKLFNRWTFEEVQVNDISLSDYIGVQPAKHATYVPHTAGRYSVKRFRKAQCPIVERLTNSLMMHGRNNGKKLMAVRIVKHAMEIIHLLTDQNPIQFTVDAVINSGPREDATRIGSAGVVRRQAVDISPLRRVNQAIYLLTTGAREAAFRNIKTIAECLADELINAAKGSSNSYAIKKKDEIERVAKANR, encoded by the exons ATGGCGGCAACCTTGGCAGCGACGCCAGTGACGGGAGAACCTACTCAGCCTTACAACGAGGTTAAACTCTTCAACCGATGGACCTTTGAGGAAGTTCAG GTTAATGATATTTCCTTGAGTGATTACATTGGAGTCCAACCAGCCAAGCATGCAACCTATGTTCCACACACTGCTGGGAGGTACTCAGTCAAGCGTTTCAGGAAGGCCCAGTGCCCAATTGTAGAGAGGCTTACAAACTCATTGATGATGCATGGCAGAAACAATGGGAAAAAATTGATGGCAGTTAGGATTGTGAAGCATGCTATGGAAATCATTCATCTCCTAACTGATCAAAACCCAATCCAATTTACCGTGGATGCCGTGATTAACAG TGGGCCCCGGGAAGATGCCACTCGAATTGGTTCTGCTGGTGTTGTCAGGCGTCAGGCTGTGGATATCTCTCCTCTGAGGCGTGTTAACCAGGCCATCTACCTCCTTACCACTGGTGCTCGTGAAGCTGCTTTCAGAAACATCAAGACTATTGCAGAATGTTTGGCAGACGAGCTCATCAATGCTGCAAAGGGCTCTTCCAACAG TTATGCTATCAAGAAAAAGGATGAGATTGAAAGAGTTGCTAAGGCCAACCGATGA
- the LOC131178608 gene encoding 40S ribosomal protein S5-like, with translation MAATLAATPVTGEPTQPYNEVKLFNRWTFEEVQVNDISLSDYIGVQPAKHATYVPHTAGRYSVKRFRKAQCPIVERLTNSLMMHGRNNGKKLMAVRIVKHAMEIIHLLTDQNPIQVIVDAVINSGPREDATRIGSAGVVRRQAVDISPLRRVNQAIYLLTTGAREAAFRNIKTIAECLADELINAAKGSSNSYAIKKKDEIERVAKANR, from the exons ATGGCGGCAACCTTGGCAGCGACGCCAGTGACGGGAGAACCTACTCAGCCTTACAACGAGGTTAAACTCTTCAACCGATGGACCTTTGAGGAAGTTCAG GTTAATGATATTTCCTTGAGTGATTACATTGGAGTCCAACCAGCTAAGCATGCAACCTATGTTCCGCACACTGCTGGGAGGTACTCAGTCAAGCGTTTCAGGAAGGCCCAGTGCCCAATTGTAGAGAGGCTTACAAACTCATTGATGATGCACGGCAGAAACAATGGGAAAAAATTGATGGCAGTTAGGATTGTGAAGCATGCTATGGAAATCATTCATCTCCTAACTGATCAAAACCCAATCCAAGTTATCGTGGATGCTGTGATTAACAG TGGGCCCCGGGAAGATGCCACTCGAATTGGTTCTGCTGGTGTTGTCAGGCGTCAGGCTGTGGATATCTCTCCTCTGAGGCGTGTTAACCAGGCCATCTACCTCCTTACCACTGGTGCTCGTGAAGCTGCTTTCAGAAACATCAAGACTATTGCAGAATGTTTGGCAGACGAGCTCATCAATGCTGCAAAGGGCTCTTCCAACAG TTATGCTATCAAGAAAAAGGATGAGATTGAAAGAGTTGCTAAGGCCAACCGATGA